A window of the Glaciimonas sp. CA11.2 genome harbors these coding sequences:
- a CDS encoding N-acetylmuramoyl-L-alanine amidase: protein MSRSTEICTKPLKSKSRRTILKAGGTLLISVVAPLTSQSARAAQILAVRVWPADDYTRVTLENDVELKATHFLVQNPARMVVDIEGIELNPALKELVAKIQSNDPYIKQVRVGQNRPNVVRLVFDLKDQVVPQVFTLDPIGNYKYRLVFDLYPLVPPDPIAMMIQKGEWPTAEPGEIVPPVAVTKPVPVVPPPEPPVARVDPKAQRKLEKSPTMTRMITIALDPGHGGEDPGATGSRGNHEKDIVLAIAKRLKAKIEQQPNMRVMLTRDADFFVPLGMRVQKARKVQADLFVSIHADAFVTPTARGSSVFALSEKGATSTAARWMANRENASDLIGGVNIKSHDKQLAGVLLDLSTTAQINDSMKLASAVLGEIGGINRLHKGSVEQAGFAVLKAPDIPSILIETAFISNPEEEAKLTDNAYQDKMADAILTGIKKYFSHNPPLSKNQMT from the coding sequence ATGTCTCGCTCGACTGAAATTTGCACCAAACCTCTGAAGTCCAAAAGCCGCCGTACCATTCTCAAAGCAGGTGGAACGCTGCTTATTTCGGTTGTCGCGCCACTGACCTCGCAATCTGCACGGGCCGCACAAATTCTTGCGGTACGGGTCTGGCCTGCTGACGACTATACCCGCGTTACGCTGGAAAATGATGTCGAACTAAAAGCTACCCATTTTCTGGTGCAAAATCCTGCCCGAATGGTGGTCGATATCGAAGGGATTGAACTGAATCCGGCACTGAAAGAACTGGTCGCCAAAATTCAATCGAACGATCCTTATATTAAGCAGGTTCGGGTTGGTCAGAATCGACCAAATGTGGTCCGTCTGGTGTTTGACCTGAAAGATCAGGTCGTACCGCAGGTCTTTACGCTGGACCCAATCGGGAATTACAAATACCGTTTGGTGTTCGATTTGTATCCACTAGTGCCGCCCGATCCAATTGCCATGATGATCCAAAAAGGCGAATGGCCGACAGCGGAGCCGGGAGAGATCGTCCCGCCAGTAGCAGTCACCAAGCCAGTACCGGTGGTGCCACCGCCAGAACCGCCGGTGGCAAGGGTTGATCCCAAAGCGCAGAGAAAACTTGAGAAGTCGCCCACCATGACGCGGATGATCACCATTGCACTTGACCCCGGTCATGGCGGTGAAGATCCTGGCGCAACCGGTAGTCGCGGCAATCATGAAAAAGATATCGTGCTCGCCATCGCCAAGCGCCTTAAAGCCAAGATTGAACAGCAGCCTAATATGCGCGTAATGCTAACGCGTGACGCTGATTTCTTTGTGCCACTAGGTATGCGGGTGCAGAAGGCACGTAAAGTTCAGGCTGACTTATTTGTCTCGATCCATGCCGATGCTTTCGTGACACCCACTGCGCGTGGCTCGTCCGTTTTTGCATTGTCTGAAAAAGGTGCCACTTCGACCGCCGCCCGCTGGATGGCCAACCGAGAAAACGCCTCAGATTTGATTGGCGGGGTGAATATCAAAAGTCATGACAAGCAACTTGCGGGCGTTTTGCTCGATTTGTCTACCACTGCGCAAATCAATGACAGTATGAAACTTGCCAGCGCGGTCCTTGGTGAAATCGGCGGTATTAATAGGCTTCACAAAGGGTCGGTCGAACAAGCCGGTTTCGCAGTGCTTAAAGCGCCTGATATCCCAAGTATTCTGATTGAAACCGCCTTCATCTCAAACCCGGAAGAAGAAGCCAAA